The Flavobacterium piscisymbiosum genome includes a region encoding these proteins:
- a CDS encoding arylamine N-acetyltransferase family protein, with translation MEQLKNNYKIEAPGFDLQQYLKRIKFEGEIQLNLEGIKKLMQSQIFSVPFENIDVQAGKAISLIGDDIVNQIVTKNRGGYCYQINGIFSLMLQEIGLPHYYIAVRPLVNPDPNAKTHLAIIATIENEEYLIDLGFGGNSIREPLKLSKIGTEIQHDWDTFSLVKTDENEFLLQILIGKEWTNLYSFDLTPQRWIDFKPANYYNYSNPDSVFTQKLIVVLQNPSGKKILSKNSLKSVTNGIAEIISFEDNQLDTVLETEFNLKV, from the coding sequence ATGGAACAATTAAAAAACAATTATAAAATTGAAGCTCCGGGTTTCGATTTACAGCAATATTTAAAGAGAATTAAGTTTGAGGGAGAAATTCAATTGAATTTAGAAGGCATAAAAAAATTGATGCAAAGCCAGATATTTAGTGTGCCTTTTGAAAACATTGATGTGCAGGCAGGTAAAGCTATTTCCTTAATTGGTGATGATATTGTAAACCAAATTGTGACTAAAAATCGTGGCGGATATTGCTATCAAATCAATGGTATTTTTTCGTTAATGCTTCAGGAAATTGGTCTTCCGCATTATTATATTGCGGTTCGCCCTTTGGTTAATCCTGATCCGAATGCGAAAACTCATTTGGCAATAATTGCTACCATCGAAAACGAAGAATATCTAATTGATTTGGGGTTTGGCGGAAACAGTATCAGAGAGCCTTTAAAACTGAGTAAAATTGGAACTGAGATTCAGCATGATTGGGATACTTTTTCTTTGGTTAAAACAGATGAAAATGAGTTTTTATTGCAAATTCTGATCGGAAAAGAATGGACTAATTTATATTCGTTTGATTTGACTCCACAAAGATGGATCGATTTTAAACCTGCCAATTATTACAATTACTCGAATCCGGATTCTGTATTTACCCAAAAATTAATTGTGGTTTTGCAAAATCCGTCAGGCAAAAAAATATTATCAAAAAATTCGTTAAAATCAGTAACCAACGGGATTGCCGAAATCATCTCTTTTGAGGACAATCAACTGGATACTGTTTTGGAAACAGAATTTAATTTGAAGGTATAA
- a CDS encoding WG repeat-containing protein: MRIIAFFILLLLPFISKGQSKFEALRKKLVENKTYEYVYNFENNYAAFRTFNNKMGLIDSIGNVIIKPTYQYIDNKKDLKNLFEAVIIVNKKYKRGFIDLQNKVKIPFDYDDVFYLGNGLIRVSKNNKTGVVDTENKTILPLKYDYIMNDNGILFVQVNNTIDLFDANGKQFTNFKAADIDYFKSKRSIVTLIDKNTLIIDDQGNIILNSIKNHQFERIFESDSYLIKNTISKKKGVINSFGQYKIECKYDDISPSNSIYIVQNNEKDGLITKNDSVLKPLIYDYISSAFYKDSIQFQNQYFARKGDLQGVINPFLEKEIIPVSYKHIEQLSKYYITANLENKNGMFSSKGEIIIPEDYDFYNVSKSKIFAVKSSKKYLLTIGDNNYSETEVFAGEFVKHKFNFGGFSKSNYQIFKNENKIGVISNKNTIAIPSEFDFITEIYSTGEFIVQKNKKYGIISGNNQILLELKYDSYKIIKEVVKFGIKNQKTPKFYPVDFSKEK, from the coding sequence ATGAGAATTATCGCATTTTTTATATTGCTTTTATTGCCTTTTATTTCAAAAGGCCAATCAAAATTTGAAGCTCTTCGAAAAAAACTAGTCGAAAATAAGACTTATGAATATGTTTATAATTTCGAAAACAATTATGCTGCATTTAGAACTTTCAATAACAAAATGGGGTTGATTGACAGCATAGGAAATGTAATCATTAAACCTACTTATCAATACATTGACAATAAAAAAGATCTTAAAAACCTATTTGAAGCCGTAATCATTGTAAATAAAAAATACAAAAGAGGATTTATCGACTTGCAAAACAAGGTTAAAATTCCGTTTGATTATGATGATGTTTTTTATTTAGGAAATGGTCTGATCAGAGTATCAAAAAATAACAAAACCGGTGTTGTAGATACTGAAAACAAAACGATTCTGCCTTTAAAATATGATTATATAATGAACGATAACGGTATTTTATTTGTTCAGGTTAATAATACAATCGATTTATTTGATGCTAACGGAAAGCAGTTTACTAATTTTAAAGCAGCGGACATTGACTATTTTAAAAGCAAAAGATCGATTGTAACACTTATAGACAAAAACACTTTGATAATTGATGATCAAGGAAATATAATTTTAAACTCTATTAAAAATCATCAATTTGAAAGAATATTTGAATCAGATTCTTATCTTATCAAAAATACGATCAGTAAGAAAAAAGGTGTCATAAATTCTTTCGGACAATATAAAATTGAATGCAAATACGATGATATTTCACCTTCTAATTCAATTTATATTGTACAAAATAATGAAAAAGACGGTCTTATTACTAAAAATGATTCTGTTTTGAAACCATTAATTTACGATTATATTTCTTCTGCTTTTTATAAAGATAGTATTCAATTTCAAAATCAATATTTTGCTCGTAAAGGAGATTTACAAGGTGTAATAAATCCATTTTTAGAAAAAGAAATAATCCCTGTTTCTTATAAACATATAGAACAGCTTTCTAAATATTATATTACAGCTAATTTGGAAAATAAAAACGGAATGTTTTCATCAAAAGGGGAAATTATAATTCCGGAAGATTATGATTTCTATAATGTGTCCAAAAGTAAAATTTTCGCTGTAAAAAGCTCAAAAAAATACCTTCTTACCATTGGAGACAACAATTATTCTGAAACAGAAGTTTTTGCTGGTGAGTTTGTTAAGCATAAATTTAACTTCGGCGGGTTTTCGAAAAGTAATTATCAAATTTTCAAAAACGAAAATAAAATTGGTGTAATCAGTAATAAAAATACAATTGCAATTCCGTCAGAGTTTGATTTCATTACCGAAATTTATTCTACGGGAGAATTCATTGTTCAAAAAAACAAAAAATACGGAATTATAAGCGGCAATAATCAAATCCTTTTAGAGTTAAAATATGATTCTTATAAAATAATTAAGGAGGTTGTTAAATTTGGAATTAAGAATCAAAAAACACCAAAATTCTATCCTGTCGATTTTTCAAAAGAAAAATAA
- a CDS encoding sterol desaturase family protein: MEEYGKILIVATPIFLVLIIIEKIYGIYKKDDTAPLIDSVSSISSGITNSVKDVLGLSLTFISYEWMVSKIAIYHLEANVLSYCIAFFVIDFYGYWSHRWAHQINLFWNKHAIHHSSEEFNLACALRQPIASLVNLFTFLLIPAALLGVPATVIAITLPLHLFLQFWYHTKHIKKMGVLEYILVTPSHHRVHHAINPEYLDKNHSQIFIFWDKLFGTFQAELEDVPPVFGITRPANTWNPIRINFQHLSLLIKDAWRAENWKDKLTIWFKPTGWRPENFDTKYPVNKIDNVFDFEKYGTQNSQKLIYWSVAQVLITLLFVTYLFDNIAKIGLPNIFIYGLFILITIYSYTELMDKSKYAIFWEGLRLIIAIAIVAYYGDWFGLNHSFSMSNYIILGYLSLSFLISIYFVTIDFRNQTNQIINS; encoded by the coding sequence ATGGAAGAATATGGAAAGATATTGATTGTCGCTACGCCTATTTTTTTAGTATTAATTATAATCGAAAAAATATACGGCATTTACAAAAAGGACGACACTGCTCCTTTGATCGATAGCGTATCGAGTATTAGTTCCGGAATTACCAATTCTGTAAAAGATGTTCTTGGATTAAGCCTGACTTTTATCTCTTATGAATGGATGGTTTCTAAAATTGCCATTTATCATTTAGAAGCCAACGTTCTCTCCTATTGTATTGCCTTTTTTGTCATCGATTTTTACGGTTACTGGAGCCATCGATGGGCACATCAAATTAATCTTTTCTGGAATAAACATGCAATTCATCATAGCAGTGAAGAATTTAACCTTGCCTGCGCTTTGCGCCAGCCTATTGCGAGTCTGGTTAATTTGTTTACTTTTTTATTGATTCCTGCTGCGTTATTGGGCGTTCCTGCTACAGTAATTGCGATCACTTTGCCACTGCACTTGTTTTTGCAGTTTTGGTATCATACAAAGCATATTAAGAAAATGGGGGTTCTGGAATACATTCTGGTTACTCCTTCGCATCATCGTGTACATCATGCTATAAACCCCGAATATTTAGATAAAAACCATTCACAGATTTTTATTTTTTGGGATAAGCTTTTTGGTACTTTTCAGGCTGAATTAGAAGATGTTCCGCCTGTATTTGGCATTACAAGACCTGCCAATACCTGGAACCCGATCCGGATTAATTTTCAGCATTTGAGTCTATTAATAAAAGATGCCTGGAGAGCCGAAAACTGGAAAGACAAACTCACCATCTGGTTTAAACCAACGGGCTGGCGACCTGAAAATTTTGACACAAAATATCCTGTAAATAAAATTGATAACGTTTTTGATTTTGAAAAATACGGCACACAAAACTCACAAAAATTAATTTACTGGTCTGTAGCACAGGTTTTAATTACGCTTTTGTTTGTGACTTATTTATTTGATAATATCGCTAAAATTGGTTTACCCAATATTTTTATCTACGGTTTATTTATTCTGATTACTATCTATAGCTACACAGAGTTGATGGACAAAAGCAAATATGCCATTTTTTGGGAAGGTTTACGTTTGATAATTGCGATTGCAATTGTAGCGTATTATGGAGATTGGTTTGGCTTAAATCATAGTTTTTCTATGAGTAATTACATTATTTTAGGTTACCTGAGTTTGTCGTTTTTAATTTCGATTTACTTTGTAACCATTGATTTCAGAAACCAAACAAACCAAATAATAAATTCATAA
- a CDS encoding 2-dehydro-3-deoxyphosphooctonate aldolase, whose amino-acid sequence MKKIALYIILIITATSCVSTRSTLKNVDDNAPDLVLKKNNTFEIKLFSTDKKYGFDPDYPVNIFFRNTKDEATNETRFLNALAGPNGEKITYIRLETCCPFPTKRSDMGAGFLNVYELKWEGQKKPIKLYLNIYEKGILMVPMGLSLKKE is encoded by the coding sequence ATGAAAAAAATAGCTCTTTATATCATTTTAATAATTACTGCAACTTCTTGTGTAAGTACGAGATCGACTTTGAAAAATGTTGATGATAATGCTCCCGATTTGGTTTTGAAGAAAAACAATACGTTCGAAATAAAGCTTTTTAGTACTGATAAAAAATACGGTTTCGATCCTGATTATCCGGTTAATATTTTCTTTAGAAACACAAAAGATGAAGCTACAAACGAAACTCGTTTTTTAAATGCTCTGGCTGGACCAAACGGGGAAAAAATTACTTATATCCGTTTAGAAACCTGTTGTCCTTTCCCTACTAAAAGAAGTGATATGGGCGCAGGATTTTTGAATGTTTATGAATTAAAATGGGAAGGACAAAAAAAACCTATTAAGTTATATTTGAATATTTATGAAAAAGGAATTTTGATGGTTCCGATGGGATTGAGTTTGAAGAAGGAGTAA
- a CDS encoding lysoplasmalogenase, protein MRNATFFKIYVVFSILYLIILFTGHENLDLYFKPALIPLLGFGVYFHRKFPSRKILLTALLFSWIGDVVLLFADIAEIYFILGLVSFLIAHIAYCVLFNKQIIGEIQINKVLFGIGSIVIALYLTGMILVLMPKLGDLKIPVIVYAAVISTMLLFAFNGYLIWKKPGALYIFLGAVSFVISDTILAFDKFYAPIEKSSFFIMLTYLVAQYLIVVGIIRLNAQKLD, encoded by the coding sequence ATGAGAAACGCTACCTTTTTTAAAATTTATGTCGTTTTTAGTATTTTATATCTGATTATCCTGTTTACAGGGCACGAAAATTTAGATTTATACTTTAAACCGGCATTAATCCCTTTATTGGGATTTGGAGTTTATTTTCATCGCAAATTTCCTTCCAGAAAGATACTCTTAACCGCTCTTCTTTTTTCCTGGATTGGAGATGTCGTTTTACTTTTTGCGGATATAGCCGAAATCTATTTTATATTGGGATTGGTTTCTTTTTTGATTGCGCATATTGCTTATTGTGTTCTTTTTAACAAACAAATCATAGGAGAAATTCAGATCAACAAGGTTCTTTTTGGAATTGGAAGTATTGTAATTGCTTTGTATTTAACGGGTATGATTTTAGTTTTAATGCCAAAGCTGGGCGACTTAAAAATTCCTGTTATTGTTTATGCAGCTGTTATTTCGACTATGTTGTTATTTGCTTTTAATGGGTATTTAATATGGAAAAAACCCGGGGCTTTATATATTTTTCTGGGAGCTGTATCTTTTGTGATTTCAGATACTATTTTGGCTTTTGACAAATTTTATGCACCAATCGAAAAAAGTTCTTTTTTTATTATGCTAACGTATCTTGTGGCACAATATCTGATTGTAGTGGGGATTATAAGACTGAATGCACAAAAATTAGATTAA
- the kdsA gene encoding 3-deoxy-8-phosphooctulonate synthase, whose amino-acid sequence MNIQHIPQIKHTESGNFFLLAGPCAIEGEEMALRIAEKLVGITDKLQIPYVFKGSFKKANRSRIDSFSGIGDEKALKILRKVSETFHVPTVTDIHTNEDADMAAQYVDVLQIPAFLVRQTDLVVAAANTGKVVNLKKGQFMSPESMKHAVQKVLDCQNENVMVTDRGTMFGYQDMIVDFRGIPTMQQYASTVLDVTHSLQQPNQTAGVTGGRPDMIETVAKAGIAVGVDGIFIETHFDPANAKSDGANMLHLDYFEGLMTKLVAIRKTVNSF is encoded by the coding sequence ATGAACATACAACATATTCCACAAATTAAGCATACTGAAAGCGGAAACTTCTTTTTATTGGCGGGACCTTGCGCTATTGAAGGTGAAGAAATGGCTTTGAGAATTGCTGAAAAATTAGTTGGTATTACCGACAAACTTCAGATTCCTTATGTATTTAAGGGATCGTTTAAAAAAGCCAATCGTTCGAGAATTGATAGTTTCTCTGGAATTGGTGATGAAAAAGCATTGAAAATTTTAAGAAAAGTTTCTGAAACTTTTCACGTTCCTACTGTAACAGATATTCATACTAATGAAGATGCTGATATGGCGGCGCAATACGTTGATGTATTGCAAATTCCTGCGTTCTTAGTTCGTCAGACTGATCTTGTTGTGGCTGCGGCTAATACAGGAAAAGTGGTGAACCTGAAAAAAGGACAATTTATGAGTCCTGAAAGCATGAAACACGCTGTACAAAAGGTACTAGATTGCCAAAACGAAAACGTTATGGTTACAGATCGTGGTACTATGTTTGGTTATCAGGACATGATTGTTGATTTTAGAGGAATTCCTACTATGCAACAATATGCGTCTACGGTACTTGATGTTACGCACTCGTTGCAACAACCTAACCAAACTGCCGGTGTTACAGGCGGAAGACCTGATATGATTGAAACTGTTGCCAAAGCGGGTATTGCTGTTGGGGTTGACGGTATTTTTATCGAAACTCATTTTGACCCTGCTAATGCAAAAAGCGATGGTGCTAATATGCTTCATTTAGACTATTTTGAAGGTTTAATGACGAAATTGGTTGCCATTAGAAAAACAGTTAATTCATTTTAA
- a CDS encoding ATP-dependent Clp protease adaptor ClpS — MSTKEKVRERVREKEATVFNNEIIVYNDDVNTFDHVIDTLMRVCSHTPEQAEQCSLIVHYNGKCTVKTGPMDKLKPQCTQLLEAGLSAEIV, encoded by the coding sequence ATGAGTACTAAAGAAAAAGTAAGAGAAAGAGTTCGCGAAAAGGAAGCGACGGTTTTCAATAACGAAATCATTGTTTATAACGACGATGTAAACACTTTTGATCACGTAATTGATACTTTAATGCGTGTTTGCAGTCACACGCCTGAACAAGCAGAACAATGTTCCTTAATTGTACATTACAACGGAAAATGCACTGTAAAAACAGGGCCAATGGATAAACTAAAACCTCAATGTACACAACTTTTGGAAGCTGGACTAAGCGCCGAAATTGTTTAA
- the prmA gene encoding 50S ribosomal protein L11 methyltransferase, which yields MSNIYLGYHFTIEPKEPGSEILIAELGEKAFETFTETETGISAYVKKDLWDENILDDIYILESEEFKIEYTVEEIDQVNWNEEWEKNFEAIDVDGKCHVRAPFHEKTDAEFDIVIEPKMSFGTGHHETTHMMIQHLLEMDVRGLKTLDMGCGTAILAILAEMKGAQPIDAIDIDNWCYLNSIENAERNNCKHITVYEGDAALLAGKSYDLIIANINRNILLNDMQAYVDCLNKGGIILFSGFYEEDIPFIDASCTEKGLTYVKKFQRNNWVSLKYVN from the coding sequence ATGTCGAATATATATTTAGGATACCATTTTACAATTGAACCAAAAGAACCGGGTTCAGAAATTTTAATTGCTGAATTAGGCGAAAAAGCGTTTGAGACTTTTACAGAAACTGAAACTGGAATTTCGGCTTATGTAAAAAAAGATTTATGGGATGAGAATATCTTGGATGACATTTATATTTTAGAATCTGAAGAATTTAAAATTGAATATACGGTTGAAGAAATCGATCAGGTAAACTGGAACGAGGAATGGGAAAAGAATTTTGAAGCGATTGATGTAGACGGAAAATGCCATGTTCGCGCTCCTTTTCATGAAAAAACCGATGCTGAATTTGATATCGTAATCGAACCAAAAATGAGTTTTGGTACCGGTCATCACGAAACTACTCACATGATGATTCAGCATTTACTGGAGATGGATGTCAGAGGTCTTAAAACGCTTGATATGGGTTGCGGAACTGCAATTTTAGCTATTCTTGCCGAAATGAAAGGTGCTCAGCCAATTGATGCAATCGATATTGACAACTGGTGTTATTTGAATTCTATCGAAAATGCAGAACGCAATAATTGCAAACATATTACCGTTTACGAAGGCGATGCCGCTTTATTAGCCGGTAAAAGTTACGACCTGATCATTGCAAACATCAATCGTAATATTTTGTTGAATGATATGCAGGCTTATGTGGATTGTTTGAATAAAGGCGGTATTATATTGTTTAGCGGTTTTTATGAAGAAGACATTCCGTTTATTGATGCTTCATGCACAGAAAAAGGATTAACATATGTTAAAAAGTTTCAAAGAAACAACTGGGTTTCATTAAAATACGTAAATTAG